A section of the Dehalobacter sp. DCM genome encodes:
- a CDS encoding hydantoinase/oxoprolinase family protein, whose product MGSLIGIDVGGTYTDAVRISDGFIDKKGKIPTDQEDILSTIIAALDYLQIADSPEIDYITVSTTLVTNAILQKTLPEVRMILFPGSGMKLTALPWPVSYTTLAGEMDYRGRIVTEPDPAEWQLLAEEIKRLATKPLLAIVSKFSHRNSFFEEKLAAFLESEVPGIRMALGSRYGHTNFYRRSLTTYLNLAAEGLFVRFADDLHQALASRGCLAPVRVLKADGGVLPLDKIRPVESVYSGPAASVLGAMAQSSLEKSYVVVDIGGTTTDIGLVLSGSPLISTHGAQIGPFLTNVRSLAVRSLSVGGDSAVIVNEGEIILADHRLGPAYCIGGSVPTPTDAIRYLNLSDYGDYNKAEQGLMTLLPEDKRDKKNARDLAERIVKIMTEKIALAIEQLLEEWKAEPAYKVWEVFHHHADFKLSIQLSGGGAPGIISTLAKRMNMDTVLVEHSEVSNAIGAAMAKPTFSWTLHLDTQFRIYRIEETGEQGCWSGPKKPQRVVEDFLRDLVQSHASSLGINGDDLEKDIFDYFPLVENYHTVGQIIRGAMHVPPGVTGRVKA is encoded by the coding sequence ATGGGAAGTCTTATCGGCATTGATGTCGGTGGAACATATACGGATGCGGTACGGATCAGCGATGGTTTTATTGATAAAAAGGGGAAGATCCCGACCGATCAGGAGGATATCCTGAGTACGATTATTGCTGCATTGGATTATCTTCAGATCGCCGATTCTCCAGAAATCGATTATATTACCGTCAGCACGACCTTAGTGACGAATGCCATTCTGCAAAAGACACTGCCGGAAGTCCGTATGATCCTTTTTCCAGGTTCCGGGATGAAGCTTACCGCCTTACCTTGGCCGGTAAGTTATACGACATTGGCAGGAGAAATGGATTATCGCGGCAGAATCGTGACAGAGCCTGACCCGGCGGAGTGGCAGCTTCTTGCAGAAGAAATAAAGCGGTTAGCAACGAAACCGTTGTTAGCCATCGTCAGTAAATTTTCGCATCGGAATAGTTTTTTTGAGGAGAAACTGGCCGCTTTTCTGGAAAGCGAGGTGCCGGGGATCCGTATGGCGTTGGGCAGTCGATACGGACATACCAATTTCTATCGCCGCAGTCTGACGACGTACCTCAATCTGGCGGCGGAAGGATTATTTGTTCGATTTGCAGATGACCTTCACCAGGCACTTGCAAGCAGAGGGTGTTTAGCGCCGGTTCGTGTATTGAAGGCCGACGGCGGCGTTCTGCCACTTGATAAGATTCGACCGGTGGAATCGGTTTACTCCGGCCCGGCAGCCAGTGTTTTAGGTGCAATGGCTCAAAGCAGCTTGGAGAAATCCTACGTCGTTGTGGATATCGGAGGGACGACCACGGACATTGGATTGGTACTCTCCGGATCACCGCTAATCAGTACGCATGGTGCACAGATCGGGCCATTCCTGACCAATGTGCGCTCGCTGGCCGTCCGTTCCTTATCGGTGGGCGGCGATTCCGCGGTAATCGTTAATGAAGGGGAAATTATCTTGGCGGACCACCGGTTAGGTCCTGCCTACTGCATCGGAGGCAGTGTTCCCACGCCAACAGACGCCATCCGCTATCTTAATCTGTCCGATTACGGAGACTATAACAAGGCGGAACAAGGATTAATGACCTTGCTGCCTGAAGATAAACGCGATAAGAAAAATGCGCGTGACCTGGCAGAGCGCATCGTGAAAATAATGACCGAAAAAATCGCCCTGGCCATTGAACAGCTGCTGGAAGAATGGAAAGCAGAACCGGCATACAAAGTGTGGGAAGTTTTCCATCATCATGCGGATTTTAAGTTATCTATCCAATTGAGCGGAGGCGGCGCACCGGGAATAATAAGCACGTTAGCTAAGCGGATGAACATGGACACGGTCCTTGTTGAACATTCGGAAGTATCCAATGCGATTGGGGCCGCGATGGCGAAACCGACATTTTCCTGGACACTGCATCTGGATACCCAATTTCGGATCTATCGCATTGAAGAGACGGGGGAGCAGGGATGTTGGTCAGGACCGAAGAAACCGCAACGGGTTGTCGAAGACTTTCTGCGCGATTTGGTACAGTCCCATGCGTCGAGCCTGGGAATCAATGGGGATGATCTGGAAAAGGATATTTTTGATTATTTTCCGTTGGTTGAAAACTACCATACCGTCGGCCAAATCATCCGCGGAGCGATGCATGTTCCACCAGGCGTTACCGGGAGGGTCAAAGCATGA
- a CDS encoding DUF4180 domain-containing protein, which yields MKITTIQKNNKEIAVVNSDEILITDVQSALDLMATVRYETGCNNVILTKAAINEDFFDLKTKLAGEILQKFINYQMKIVIIGDFSGYTSGSLRDFIYECNKGRDIFFLPDEEQAVEILSRG from the coding sequence ATGAAAATTACGACGATTCAAAAGAATAATAAAGAGATTGCCGTTGTAAATAGTGATGAGATATTAATAACGGATGTTCAGTCAGCATTGGATCTCATGGCAACTGTAAGGTATGAGACAGGCTGTAATAATGTTATTTTGACTAAGGCAGCAATTAATGAAGACTTTTTTGATTTAAAGACAAAACTAGCGGGAGAAATATTGCAGAAGTTTATCAATTATCAAATGAAAATCGTAATCATAGGGGATTTCTCCGGATATACAAGTGGAAGTTTAAGGGATTTCATTTATGAATGTAATAAAGGCAGAGACATATTTTTCTTACCGGATGAAGAACAAGCTGTCGAGATTTTATCCAGAGGCTAA
- a CDS encoding PhzF family phenazine biosynthesis protein, giving the protein MKGTNLMKEFKFKKIDAFATIKSDGNPAGYINLDSRESINENEMQRIARELKGFVNEVGYIYRENETTFSLKYYSSEREVEFCGHATIAIMYDIIKNTGSLINQKEISIITNKGQLVVENQISSKDAVFIMAPNPDFRTSVIQKEEIAAAMNIGISDISDKFEISIVNAGLETLIIPINTLSSILRINPELHTLKNFCIKNGIDIIEVFCNETYDTKCNFRTRVFAPTFGYLEDPATGSGNSAFGYYLLKNSLWNGESLIIEQNGTKDRYNIVQLKTRLDLNGSKRVLFGGGAITRIDGKYILT; this is encoded by the coding sequence ATGAAAGGGACTAATTTAATGAAAGAATTTAAGTTTAAGAAAATTGATGCTTTTGCCACAATAAAATCAGATGGAAATCCAGCAGGATATATAAATCTGGATTCAAGAGAAAGCATCAATGAAAATGAAATGCAAAGGATAGCAAGAGAGTTGAAGGGATTTGTAAATGAGGTTGGATATATTTACAGGGAAAATGAAACAACCTTTTCTCTAAAATACTACTCTTCAGAGCGAGAGGTTGAATTTTGTGGGCATGCAACCATTGCTATAATGTACGATATTATAAAGAATACAGGGAGCTTAATAAATCAGAAAGAAATTAGTATTATAACAAATAAGGGACAGTTGGTAGTGGAAAACCAGATTTCAAGCAAGGATGCAGTTTTTATTATGGCTCCAAATCCAGACTTCAGAACATCAGTAATTCAAAAGGAAGAGATTGCAGCAGCAATGAATATTGGTATTTCTGATATAAGTGATAAATTTGAAATAAGTATTGTAAATGCAGGCTTAGAAACATTAATAATTCCAATTAATACGTTAAGCTCAATATTGAGGATTAATCCTGAACTTCATACTTTAAAGAATTTCTGCATCAAGAACGGTATTGATATTATTGAAGTTTTTTGTAATGAAACTTATGACACAAAATGTAATTTTAGGACACGGGTATTTGCACCTACATTTGGCTACTTGGAAGATCCTGCGACAGGTTCAGGTAACTCAGCATTTGGCTATTATCTTTTAAAGAATAGTTTATGGAATGGAGAATCTTTAATTATTGAGCAAAATGGAACAAAGGATAGATATAATATTGTACAACTAAAAACAAGACTTGATTTGAACGGGAGTAAACGAGTACTTTTCGGTGGTGGAGCGATCACACGGATTGATGGAAAATATATACTGACCTAA
- the miaB gene encoding tRNA (N6-isopentenyl adenosine(37)-C2)-methylthiotransferase MiaB yields the protein MQNNNNTKKVCTITYGCQMSERDAETLTTISESKGFVRTDLPELADLIIINTCCVRESAENKIMGKIGQLKKLKEKKPSLKIAVAGCMVQQPGLVEKLQKKAPHIDIWTGTFDHHQFEKLLDFVDEGGKTAVVSEEACVTTEVAPLAEKGKMRTNVNIMYGCDNYCAYCIVPYVRGSERSRPMDVILDEIKVLVENGCRDVTLLGQNVNSYGKKDGFAYDFSDLLTAIDRIDGLYRIRFMTSHPKDLSDKLIDTVAQGEHICEHFHLPFQAGSNNILKTMNRGYTREYYLERIDRIREKIPEARLTTDIIVGFPGETEEDFEQTLDIVARVPYTQAFTFMFSKRSGTVGATLPDQVPLDTKKSRLQKLMGLQNTRSLEWRQKMLQGRYEILVEGPSKSDPEFLTGRTRGNEIVVFKGEENLIGKLMTVTITSANSWTLFGEA from the coding sequence ATGCAAAATAACAACAACACGAAAAAAGTATGTACGATCACTTACGGATGTCAGATGTCCGAGCGCGATGCGGAGACATTGACCACAATATCGGAAAGCAAGGGGTTTGTGCGGACGGATCTGCCTGAACTGGCGGATCTCATCATTATTAATACCTGTTGTGTCCGCGAAAGCGCAGAAAATAAAATTATGGGCAAAATCGGCCAGTTAAAAAAGCTGAAGGAAAAAAAACCGTCTTTAAAAATCGCCGTTGCCGGCTGCATGGTCCAACAGCCCGGGCTGGTTGAGAAATTGCAGAAGAAAGCACCGCATATTGATATATGGACAGGCACGTTTGATCATCATCAATTTGAAAAATTATTGGATTTTGTTGACGAGGGCGGGAAGACGGCAGTGGTATCCGAAGAAGCCTGCGTGACCACCGAGGTTGCTCCGCTGGCGGAAAAGGGAAAAATGAGGACCAATGTCAATATCATGTATGGCTGCGACAATTACTGCGCGTATTGCATTGTACCGTATGTCCGAGGCAGCGAACGCAGCCGCCCGATGGATGTCATCCTGGATGAGATTAAGGTATTGGTTGAGAACGGCTGCCGCGATGTCACCCTGCTTGGCCAAAATGTTAACTCTTACGGTAAAAAAGATGGTTTTGCGTATGACTTTTCCGATCTGCTGACCGCGATTGATCGCATTGACGGTCTTTATCGCATTCGTTTTATGACATCACATCCTAAAGATCTCAGCGACAAGCTGATTGACACGGTCGCCCAAGGCGAACATATTTGCGAACATTTCCATCTGCCCTTTCAGGCGGGAAGCAATAATATCCTCAAGACGATGAACAGGGGATATACGCGTGAGTATTATCTGGAACGGATTGATCGTATCCGGGAAAAAATTCCGGAGGCACGGCTGACCACCGATATCATTGTCGGTTTTCCCGGTGAGACTGAAGAAGACTTTGAACAAACGTTGGATATCGTGGCACGCGTGCCCTATACTCAGGCGTTTACGTTTATGTTTTCCAAACGATCCGGCACCGTCGGCGCCACACTACCGGACCAGGTGCCGTTGGATACCAAGAAGAGCCGACTCCAAAAGCTTATGGGACTGCAGAATACCCGCAGCCTGGAATGGCGGCAAAAAATGCTCCAAGGGCGTTATGAAATACTGGTGGAAGGTCCCAGCAAATCCGATCCGGAATTCCTGACAGGCCGAACCCGCGGCAACGAAATCGTCGTGTTTAAAGGTGAGGAAAATCTGATAGGAAAACTGATGACAGTGACGATTACTTCGGCCAATTCCTGGACTCTGTTCGGCGAAGCGTAA
- a CDS encoding tyrosine-type recombinase/integrase, which produces MQIFKKVSVHSLQHSFATHLLESGIYLRYIQELLGHSSSKTTEIYTMSAPKISGTSEAR; this is translated from the coding sequence GTGCAGATATTTAAAAAAGTCTCTGTCCATTCTTTACAGCATTCATTTGCCACGCATTTGCTTGAATCGGGTATCTATCTGCGCTATATCCAAGAACTGCTTGGGCATAGCAGTTCCAAAACAACTGAAATTTATACGATGTCTGCACCAAAGATCTCAGGAACATCCGAAGCCCGTTAG
- a CDS encoding DegV family protein produces MSSYVLTCCSTADMSEAFFQERSIPYVCFHFSLDGIQYPDDLGKSVPFDEFYKKMSAGSETSTSQVNIQEFIDFFEPFLKDGKDIIHVSLSSGISGTYNSALVARQELLSKYPDRQIAVVDSLGASSGYGLLMAMLADRRDDGAIFEDVYQWAENNKLYIHHWFFSTDLTFYIKGGRISPTAGFFGKLLHICPLLNMDTTGHLIPREKIRHKKKVIERIVEQMKAHAQDGINYNGKCFISNSACFEDAKAVADLVETTFPHLKGKILINSVGTVIGSHTGPGTVALFFVGDKRTDNFEV; encoded by the coding sequence ATGAGTTCTTATGTATTAACCTGTTGCTCAACAGCGGATATGTCCGAAGCGTTTTTTCAAGAAAGATCCATTCCCTATGTCTGTTTTCACTTTAGTTTAGATGGAATACAATATCCGGACGATCTTGGAAAATCCGTACCGTTTGACGAGTTCTACAAAAAAATGAGCGCCGGTTCCGAAACGTCGACATCCCAAGTCAATATTCAGGAGTTCATTGATTTTTTTGAACCATTTCTGAAAGACGGAAAAGACATTATCCATGTCAGTTTATCTTCCGGTATTTCTGGGACATACAATTCAGCGCTAGTGGCGAGACAGGAGCTTTTAAGTAAATATCCCGACAGACAGATCGCGGTAGTGGACTCCCTTGGCGCATCCTCCGGGTATGGTCTGCTGATGGCGATGCTGGCCGATAGGCGCGATGACGGCGCAATTTTCGAAGATGTCTATCAGTGGGCAGAAAATAATAAACTGTATATTCATCATTGGTTTTTCTCTACCGACTTGACCTTTTATATTAAAGGCGGCAGAATCTCCCCAACCGCAGGCTTTTTTGGAAAACTCCTACATATCTGTCCGCTTTTAAATATGGACACCACCGGACATTTAATTCCCCGCGAGAAGATCCGCCATAAAAAGAAAGTGATAGAAAGAATCGTCGAACAAATGAAAGCGCATGCTCAGGACGGCATCAATTATAACGGCAAATGTTTTATCTCCAACTCGGCATGTTTTGAAGATGCCAAGGCAGTGGCTGATTTGGTGGAAACGACATTCCCTCATCTCAAAGGGAAGATTCTGATTAACAGTGTGGGCACGGTTATCGGCTCACACACAGGTCCGGGGACAGTGGCTTTGTTTTTCGTTGGAGATAAAAGAACAGATAACTTCGAGGTTTAA
- a CDS encoding helix-turn-helix domain-containing protein, translated as MNDLKPVIAKNIIDLRKSVNWTQAELAQKLNYSDKAVSKWERAESIPDVIVLKEIADLFQVTIDYLLESEHTINNVPDTLSLYRKRNRLIVTMQSVALVFLIATILFVILNIFSINWGLPSWIVYIYALPVACIVLLVFNSIWGKGKINYAIISSLVWSVLLAVYVSFLAEDIWLIFFIGIPAQVIIVLWSNFKLKVK; from the coding sequence TTGAATGATTTAAAACCGGTTATTGCCAAAAATATCATTGATTTGCGCAAATCAGTGAATTGGACTCAAGCAGAGCTTGCCCAAAAATTAAACTATTCAGACAAAGCCGTTTCGAAATGGGAACGCGCGGAATCTATTCCCGATGTGATTGTTCTTAAAGAAATCGCTGATTTATTCCAAGTGACAATAGATTATCTGTTGGAGTCGGAACACACAATAAATAACGTTCCCGATACCCTGTCGCTGTACCGGAAACGTAATCGTCTTATTGTTACCATGCAGTCCGTCGCCCTTGTCTTTCTGATCGCGACGATCCTGTTTGTCATTCTGAATATTTTTTCCATCAACTGGGGTTTGCCATCGTGGATCGTGTATATTTACGCGCTGCCGGTTGCGTGTATTGTTTTACTAGTATTTAATTCCATTTGGGGAAAAGGAAAAATCAATTATGCCATCATCTCTTCACTGGTCTGGAGTGTTTTATTGGCTGTATATGTATCGTTTCTAGCCGAAGACATCTGGCTTATTTTCTTCATTGGCATCCCGGCGCAGGTTATCATCGTCTTGTGGTCCAATTTTAAACTTAAGGTAAAATAA
- the mutS gene encoding DNA mismatch repair protein MutS: MNTPMLQQYQEIKNRVPDAILFFRLGDFYEMFGSDAELASPILEIVLTARDAGKGEKIAMCGVPYHAVDNYLLKLVSAGYKVAICEQMEDPQSVKGIVKRDIVRIVTPGTLDTISTESRNNYLACVYKDKEWALAYLDITTGDFQVCQTPSIQTIQAELYRIAPSEVILPKDLAMLPKLFADFYLSTVDKNSFLKISELMDKFPEQAELIQQMPVAAKAASGLWQYIRENIPNSRQEHILRISVSQNSSIMVLDKWTRRNLELVESLRTGDERGTLFAMLNLTKTAFGARLLRHWIQQPLLEQKKINQRLSSVEELTLNTFLRKDLQKALTAVYDLERLLGKLSLGKANPKDLLGLGGTLSCLPKVRAAIIDNHSEKMQTYLEPLTGLDALAEKLLAAIDPEAPYTLKDGNIIQTGYSPEIDRLRGIASGGKEWIARLENQERERTKIRSLKIGFNKVFGYYIEITNANAHLIPDNYQRKQTLANAERYITPELKEYEHQVLTAQDKLNELELALFNELRDNVLSCSLGIVNAAQSLAEIDVFTALAEIAVQYSYCKPEIRTDGIIHIVEGRHPVVERISDIFVPNDTYLSGSKHLALITGPNMAGKSTYMRQVALIVLMAQIGSFVPAQKALISVVDFIFTRVGAADNLAGGQSTFMVEMNEVAHILDHATTNSLVILDEVGRGTATFDGLSLAWAIAEYIVETPDLKAKTLFATHYHELTELEERYPEVFNLHVAVKEQGDDVVFLHKILPGKADRSYGLHVAKIAGLPVYLLKRAAMILSELENSPTQRKIVKAVNANMLQPSLFEMQGSHPLLKEIEELDLDNLSPRQAMDYLYDLIARIRATKTI; the protein is encoded by the coding sequence ATGAATACGCCAATGCTTCAGCAATATCAGGAAATAAAGAATAGGGTACCTGATGCCATACTTTTTTTCAGGCTGGGAGACTTCTATGAGATGTTTGGCAGTGATGCAGAACTGGCTTCGCCCATCCTGGAGATCGTTTTAACAGCCCGGGACGCCGGTAAAGGTGAAAAGATAGCCATGTGCGGCGTGCCTTACCATGCCGTGGACAATTATTTGTTGAAGCTGGTATCTGCCGGATATAAAGTCGCAATCTGCGAGCAAATGGAGGATCCCCAGTCAGTAAAAGGCATCGTTAAGCGGGATATTGTCCGAATCGTGACCCCGGGGACATTGGACACGATCAGTACCGAATCCAGAAATAATTATCTGGCTTGTGTCTATAAGGACAAAGAATGGGCATTAGCCTATCTCGATATTACCACAGGCGATTTTCAAGTCTGTCAGACACCTTCGATTCAGACTATTCAGGCAGAGCTGTACCGGATAGCGCCTTCTGAGGTAATTTTACCGAAAGACTTGGCCATGTTGCCCAAGCTATTTGCAGATTTTTATCTGAGTACGGTCGACAAGAACAGCTTTCTGAAAATTTCGGAGCTCATGGACAAATTTCCGGAACAAGCTGAGCTTATCCAACAGATGCCGGTTGCAGCCAAGGCAGCAAGCGGTCTCTGGCAATATATCCGGGAGAACATCCCGAACTCCCGCCAGGAACATATCCTGCGGATCAGTGTCAGTCAGAACAGTTCGATCATGGTTCTGGACAAATGGACCAGAAGGAATTTGGAACTCGTAGAATCCCTGAGGACGGGGGATGAAAGAGGCACCTTATTCGCTATGCTGAATTTAACAAAAACTGCGTTTGGAGCCAGACTCTTGCGCCATTGGATCCAACAGCCGCTGCTGGAACAAAAGAAAATCAACCAGCGCCTTTCTTCGGTTGAAGAGTTGACACTGAATACTTTTTTGCGTAAAGACCTGCAAAAAGCGCTGACCGCGGTCTACGACCTGGAACGACTCTTAGGTAAATTATCTTTGGGCAAAGCTAACCCGAAAGATTTACTCGGCTTGGGCGGTACGTTATCGTGTTTGCCGAAAGTCCGAGCCGCGATTATCGACAATCATTCAGAAAAAATGCAAACGTATTTGGAACCGCTTACGGGGTTGGATGCACTGGCCGAAAAACTTCTTGCGGCTATTGATCCGGAAGCACCGTATACCCTTAAAGACGGTAATATTATTCAGACGGGATATTCTCCCGAAATTGACAGGCTCCGAGGTATCGCCTCGGGGGGGAAAGAATGGATTGCTCGTCTGGAGAACCAGGAACGCGAACGTACAAAAATCCGATCACTTAAAATCGGATTTAACAAGGTCTTCGGTTATTATATTGAGATTACCAACGCCAATGCCCATCTGATCCCAGATAACTACCAGCGCAAGCAGACGCTGGCTAATGCTGAAAGATATATTACCCCGGAGCTCAAAGAATATGAGCACCAGGTCCTAACGGCACAAGATAAGCTGAACGAACTGGAGCTTGCCCTGTTTAATGAATTGCGGGACAACGTTTTATCCTGTTCCCTGGGTATTGTCAATGCCGCCCAATCCCTGGCAGAAATCGATGTCTTTACCGCGTTGGCTGAAATCGCTGTTCAATATAGTTACTGTAAACCGGAAATACGAACCGATGGAATCATCCATATTGTCGAAGGCCGGCATCCTGTGGTAGAAAGGATCAGTGACATATTTGTCCCCAATGATACCTATCTGTCAGGCAGCAAGCACCTGGCGTTGATTACCGGGCCCAACATGGCAGGGAAATCGACCTATATGCGTCAGGTTGCGCTGATTGTGCTGATGGCCCAAATCGGCTCATTTGTTCCTGCCCAAAAAGCGCTGATCTCTGTGGTGGATTTCATATTCACTCGGGTCGGTGCGGCGGATAATCTGGCGGGAGGCCAAAGCACGTTTATGGTTGAAATGAACGAAGTGGCGCACATCCTTGATCACGCAACCACAAACAGTTTGGTTATCCTTGATGAAGTCGGCAGAGGGACGGCGACCTTTGACGGACTGAGCTTGGCTTGGGCTATTGCTGAATATATAGTGGAAACACCGGATTTAAAGGCCAAAACACTATTTGCAACCCATTATCATGAATTAACGGAATTGGAAGAGCGCTATCCTGAAGTATTTAATCTGCATGTCGCGGTCAAAGAGCAGGGGGACGATGTCGTTTTTCTGCATAAGATCCTGCCGGGCAAAGCCGACAGAAGCTATGGCTTGCATGTTGCCAAGATTGCCGGATTACCGGTATACTTACTGAAACGCGCAGCCATGATCCTCAGTGAACTGGAAAACTCACCGACTCAGCGTAAGATCGTCAAGGCGGTAAACGCGAACATGCTGCAGCCTTCTTTATTTGAGATGCAGGGATCACATCCGCTGCTCAAAGAAATTGAAGAGCTAGATCTTGACAACCTCTCACCGCGCCAAGCCATGGATTATCTCTATGATCTAATAGCGCGCATTAGAGCAACAAAAACGATATAA
- a CDS encoding bacteriohemerythrin, with product MLNWKEAYAIGEETIDQQHQQLFAIGNKIYDLLENYLLADKYDRIAAIIDELKDYTRYHFQWEEEFMLKTKNPLYLSQKAEHMEFIDKIDSVDFDKVDENQDQFIRELLVFVFDWIESHILKSDKKILETGTVSIE from the coding sequence ATGTTAAATTGGAAAGAAGCCTATGCCATCGGCGAAGAAACCATTGATCAGCAGCATCAACAGCTATTTGCGATTGGGAACAAAATTTATGATTTATTGGAGAATTACCTGTTGGCAGATAAGTATGACCGAATAGCCGCTATCATTGACGAGCTCAAAGACTATACGCGGTACCATTTCCAATGGGAAGAAGAATTTATGCTTAAAACAAAAAACCCGCTGTATTTAAGCCAAAAGGCGGAACACATGGAATTCATTGATAAGATTGATAGTGTTGATTTTGATAAAGTTGACGAAAACCAAGATCAGTTCATCCGCGAATTATTGGTCTTTGTATTTGACTGGATAGAGAGCCACATTTTGAAAAGTGATAAAAAAATCCTCGAAACTGGGACTGTATCTATTGAATAG
- a CDS encoding DegV family protein, which produces MAFQIVVDSSSDIPKELAEKLGIVVVPMPVNIDGNTYAEGIDIFPEQFYADFKNYKELPKTSQPNISLLKETYEKVLADGKDIVAIHLSSGLSSTYQTAVMVREMCSAPERIHVIDSLGASFGFGLLAILAVDIVKEKDDWTDVEAEILNIRNKMRYTFTIDTLEYLVKGGRLSKTAGFVAGLLDVKPILHINSEGKIDVFQKVRSRKSALKKLIDIMEKEAVDLENQVIGISHSYCLEEANALAEEIRQTVPVTDIIISDIGCVVGSHVGPGTVALFFQSTPKM; this is translated from the coding sequence ATGGCTTTTCAAATTGTCGTTGACAGTTCTTCAGATATCCCTAAGGAGCTTGCTGAGAAATTAGGAATCGTCGTTGTACCGATGCCGGTAAATATCGATGGCAATACCTATGCAGAAGGGATCGACATATTTCCGGAACAGTTCTATGCCGATTTTAAAAACTATAAAGAGCTGCCCAAGACCTCACAGCCAAACATTAGTCTTCTCAAAGAAACTTACGAGAAGGTCTTGGCTGACGGCAAGGATATTGTAGCGATTCATCTTTCCTCCGGCTTAAGCTCCACCTATCAGACAGCGGTTATGGTCAGAGAGATGTGCAGTGCCCCCGAGAGGATTCATGTCATCGACAGCTTAGGGGCGTCATTCGGATTTGGTTTACTGGCCATATTGGCTGTTGATATCGTCAAAGAAAAAGACGATTGGACGGATGTCGAAGCAGAAATTCTGAACATCCGCAATAAGATGCGCTATACTTTTACCATTGATACCCTGGAATATTTAGTTAAAGGCGGGAGACTCAGTAAAACAGCCGGCTTTGTTGCCGGACTTTTGGATGTCAAACCGATCCTGCATATCAACAGCGAGGGTAAAATTGATGTATTCCAGAAGGTGCGCTCCCGAAAATCAGCCTTAAAGAAATTGATCGATATTATGGAGAAAGAAGCGGTTGATCTGGAAAACCAGGTTATTGGCATCTCCCATTCCTACTGTCTTGAGGAAGCGAATGCTCTTGCTGAGGAGATTCGACAAACAGTTCCAGTCACGGATATTATCATCAGCGATATAGGCTGCGTTGTTGGTAGTCATGTCGGCCCCGGAACGGTTGCCCTCTTTTTCCAGTCCACTCCCAAAATGTAA